One window of Solwaraspora sp. WMMA2056 genomic DNA carries:
- a CDS encoding MSMEG_4193 family putative phosphomutase encodes MATVVLLRHGRTTANAEGGLAGRRPVELDDTGRAQAQAVGARLAQVAWAQVVSSPLVRCRQTLALALPAVTPALDESLIECGYGEWEGQPLRALAKQPLWRVVQEHPSAAVFPGGEAMAAVAARAVAAVRHWNAVVDAEQGPDAFWLACTHGDVIKAIVADALGLHLDLFQRIVADPASLTVIRYTATRPFLLRLNDTGADLTGPVVAKRGRGRRRGRPSESDAPVGGGAGDGEPSR; translated from the coding sequence CGACGGCCAACGCCGAGGGCGGTCTGGCCGGACGCCGGCCGGTCGAGCTCGACGACACCGGCCGGGCCCAGGCCCAGGCGGTCGGTGCCCGACTCGCCCAGGTGGCGTGGGCACAGGTGGTCAGCAGCCCACTGGTGCGCTGCCGGCAGACGCTGGCATTGGCACTGCCCGCGGTGACGCCGGCCCTCGACGAGAGTCTGATCGAGTGCGGGTACGGCGAATGGGAGGGGCAGCCGTTGCGTGCCCTGGCCAAGCAGCCGCTGTGGCGGGTGGTTCAGGAGCACCCGAGCGCTGCGGTGTTCCCCGGTGGCGAGGCGATGGCGGCGGTCGCCGCCCGGGCGGTGGCGGCGGTCCGCCACTGGAACGCCGTCGTCGATGCCGAGCAGGGGCCGGACGCGTTCTGGCTGGCGTGCACCCACGGCGACGTGATCAAGGCCATCGTCGCCGACGCGCTGGGTCTGCACCTCGACCTGTTCCAGCGGATCGTGGCGGATCCGGCGTCGCTGACGGTCATCCGCTACACCGCGACCCGACCGTTCCTGCTGCGGCTCAACGACACCGGGGCCGACCTGACCGGCCCGGTCGTGGCCAAACGGGGCCGGGGCCGGCGTCGGGGTCGTCCGTCGGAGTCGGACGCTCCCGTCGGGGGTGGCGCCGGAGATGGTGAGCCGTCGCGGTGA